Proteins encoded in a region of the Panicum hallii strain FIL2 chromosome 3, PHallii_v3.1, whole genome shotgun sequence genome:
- the LOC112884101 gene encoding protein trichome birefringence-like 25 isoform X1, producing the protein MGSSPMWWSASPPSPWGRGAGKWWALGGPLAVKAVGFLLLAGLLFRVLCSFPSSRAPALQITEGKCNLFNGEWIPKPSGPSYTNASCRFIDDHQNCMMNGRPDKGYLQWKWKPYGCDLPPFNAVRFLDSMRNRAWGLIGDSILRNQVQSLLCLLSKAEEPVEVYHDKEYKHRRWHFQSYNFTVSLVWAPFLIKSDVFENENGLSTSEIQLHLDILDASWTSQYESFDYIIISGGQWFLKTAVYWENGAVVGCHYCRNKNLIELGFEHLYRKTLQKVFSFIISEKHKPVIFFRTWSPDHFENGEWFNGGSCNKVAPYKKREYRERYNEHVMRDIELKEFNKAEAALRGSGDVERLKLMDTYSLSTLRPDGHVGPYRTPYPFAKDSKNAVSVQNDCLHWCVPGPIDAWNDLVMKMALDR; encoded by the exons ATGGGTTCGAGCCCGATGTGGTGGTCAgcgtcgccgccgtcgccgtgggGCCGCGGCGCGGGGAAATGGTGGGCGCTGGGAGGGCCGCTGGCGGTGAAGGCCGTCGGGTTCCTGCTCCTCGCCGGCCTCTTGTTCCGCGTGCTCTGCTCCTTCCCGTCCTCGCGGGCACCGGCGCTGCAGATCACCGAAG GAAAATGTAATCTTTTCAATGGGGAATGGATACCAAAGCCCTCTGGCCCATCCTATACAAATGCAAGCTGTCGATTTATTGACGATCATCAGAATTGCATGATGAACGGTAGACCTGATAAGGGATATCTACAATGGAAGTGGAAACCTTATGGATGCGATCTTCCACCATTTAACGCTGTCAGATTTCTAGATTCAATGAGAAACAGAGCTTGGGGCCTGATTGGTGACTCCATTCTTCGTAACCAAGTTCAATCATTGCTATGCCTTCTGTCTAAG GCTGAAGAACCTGTTGAGGTTTACCATGATAAGGAATACAAACACAGGAGATGGCACTTCCAATCCTACAACTTCACAGTGTCACTCGTCTGGGCTCCTTTCCTCATAAAATCTGATGTTTTTGAGAATGAGAATGGCCTATCTACCTCTGAAATCCAGCTCCACCTTGACATACTTGATGCTAGCTGGACAAGTCAGTATGAGAGTTTTGATTATATTATTATTTCCGGCGGACAATGGTTTCTTAAGACTGCAGTCTACTGGGAGAATGGTGCAGTGGTGGGCTGTCATTATTGTCGAAACAAGAACCTGATTGAACTTGGCTTTGAGCACCTGTATCGTAAAACTCTGCAAAAGGTTTTCAGCTTCATCATTTCAGAAAAACACAAGCCAGTTATATTCTTCAGGACCTGGTCGCCCGATCACTTCGAGAATGGTGAGTGGTTCAATGGAGGATCTTGTAATAAGGTGGCGCCATACAAGAAGAGAGAGTACCGGGAGAGGTACAACGAACATGTCATGAGGGACATCGAACTTAAAGAGTTTAACAAGGCTGAAGCTGCATTGAGGGGTTCCGGGGATGTGGAGAGACTGAAGCTCATGGATACTTACAGCCTCTCCACCTTGAGACCAGACGGCCATGTTGGGCCTTACCGAACACCCTATCCGTTCGCAAAGGACAGCAAGAACGCTGTATCCGTTCAGAACGATTGTTTGCACTGGTGTGTGCCAGGGCCTATTGATGCGTGGAATGATCTTGTTATGAAGATGGCACTGGATCGATGA
- the LOC112887830 gene encoding uncharacterized protein LOC112887830: protein MGLLVQLPNLAGVRLPAAAAIPQSCRGGRLIVSAAAPGGPVKEEEEANGAGKKEKIVIRVSDPVRERRLPPPLFSAPDEPSERPPDPEEGWRRGDEDGEEAKKQYYVNMGDAIRKLREELPVVFYREPSFDIYRDDIVFKDPLNNFKGIGNYKRIFRALRFTGQIFFKAVWIDIFSIWQPVDNVIMIRWIVHGIPRVPWEGNGRFDGTSEYKLDKNGKIYEHKVDNIARNSPTKFKVLPVVELIRSLGCPSTPKPTYFETSCLALMHWRHFG from the exons ATGGGCCTCCTGGTCCAGCTCCCCAACCTCGCCGGCGTCCggctcccggccgccgccgccatccctcaGAGCTGCCGCGGCGGACGCCTCATAGTATCCGCCGCGGCGCCCGGCGGCCCcgtgaaggaggaggaggaggccaaTGGGGCGGGGAAGAAAGAGAAGATTGTGATTAGAGTGTCGGACCCGGTGCGGGAGAGGAggctcccgccgccgctgttCTCCGCACCGGACGAGCCGTCCGAGCGTCCACCGGATCCGGAGGAGGGATGGCGACGGGGTGACGAGGACGGCGAGGAGGCCAAGAAGCAGTATTACGTGAACATGGGGGACGCCATCCGCAAGCTGCGGGAGGAGCTCCCCGTCGTGTTTTACCGGGAACCCAGCTTCGACATCTACCG AGATGATATTGTGTTCAAAGATCCTCTCAATAATTTCAAGGGCATTGGCAATTACAAAAGAATATTTCGGGCACTGCGGTTTACCGGCCAAATTTTCTTCAAGGCAGTGTGGATTGACATTTTCAGCATATGGCAGCCTGTTGACAATGTAATCATGATTCGATGGATTGTCCATGGCATCCCTAGAGTTCCATGGGAGGGCAATGGCCGCTTTGATGGCACCTCAGAGTACAAGTTGGATAAGAATGGGAAGATCTATGAGCATAAGGTGGATAATATTGCCAGGAATTCACCAACAAAGTTCAAGGTCTTGCCTGTTGTAGAGCTCATCAGATCACTTGGATGTCCATCTACTCCAAAGCCAACATATTTTGAGACATCATGTCTAGCTTTGATGCACTGGCGTCATTTTGGCTGA
- the LOC112884101 gene encoding protein trichome birefringence-like 25 isoform X2: MPELIICTVLYQCFLCQTLSIRRPLPSGKCNLFNGEWIPKPSGPSYTNASCRFIDDHQNCMMNGRPDKGYLQWKWKPYGCDLPPFNAVRFLDSMRNRAWGLIGDSILRNQVQSLLCLLSKAEEPVEVYHDKEYKHRRWHFQSYNFTVSLVWAPFLIKSDVFENENGLSTSEIQLHLDILDASWTSQYESFDYIIISGGQWFLKTAVYWENGAVVGCHYCRNKNLIELGFEHLYRKTLQKVFSFIISEKHKPVIFFRTWSPDHFENGEWFNGGSCNKVAPYKKREYRERYNEHVMRDIELKEFNKAEAALRGSGDVERLKLMDTYSLSTLRPDGHVGPYRTPYPFAKDSKNAVSVQNDCLHWCVPGPIDAWNDLVMKMALDR; the protein is encoded by the exons ATGCCAGAATTGATCATCTGTACTGTCCTATACCAATGTTTTCTTTGCCAAACACTGTCCATCAGGCGTCCACTTCCTTCAG GAAAATGTAATCTTTTCAATGGGGAATGGATACCAAAGCCCTCTGGCCCATCCTATACAAATGCAAGCTGTCGATTTATTGACGATCATCAGAATTGCATGATGAACGGTAGACCTGATAAGGGATATCTACAATGGAAGTGGAAACCTTATGGATGCGATCTTCCACCATTTAACGCTGTCAGATTTCTAGATTCAATGAGAAACAGAGCTTGGGGCCTGATTGGTGACTCCATTCTTCGTAACCAAGTTCAATCATTGCTATGCCTTCTGTCTAAG GCTGAAGAACCTGTTGAGGTTTACCATGATAAGGAATACAAACACAGGAGATGGCACTTCCAATCCTACAACTTCACAGTGTCACTCGTCTGGGCTCCTTTCCTCATAAAATCTGATGTTTTTGAGAATGAGAATGGCCTATCTACCTCTGAAATCCAGCTCCACCTTGACATACTTGATGCTAGCTGGACAAGTCAGTATGAGAGTTTTGATTATATTATTATTTCCGGCGGACAATGGTTTCTTAAGACTGCAGTCTACTGGGAGAATGGTGCAGTGGTGGGCTGTCATTATTGTCGAAACAAGAACCTGATTGAACTTGGCTTTGAGCACCTGTATCGTAAAACTCTGCAAAAGGTTTTCAGCTTCATCATTTCAGAAAAACACAAGCCAGTTATATTCTTCAGGACCTGGTCGCCCGATCACTTCGAGAATGGTGAGTGGTTCAATGGAGGATCTTGTAATAAGGTGGCGCCATACAAGAAGAGAGAGTACCGGGAGAGGTACAACGAACATGTCATGAGGGACATCGAACTTAAAGAGTTTAACAAGGCTGAAGCTGCATTGAGGGGTTCCGGGGATGTGGAGAGACTGAAGCTCATGGATACTTACAGCCTCTCCACCTTGAGACCAGACGGCCATGTTGGGCCTTACCGAACACCCTATCCGTTCGCAAAGGACAGCAAGAACGCTGTATCCGTTCAGAACGATTGTTTGCACTGGTGTGTGCCAGGGCCTATTGATGCGTGGAATGATCTTGTTATGAAGATGGCACTGGATCGATGA
- the LOC112886512 gene encoding bidirectional sugar transporter SWEET3a-like has product MVITSIRVIVGIIGSAVCVLLYAVPALTFKRVIKEASVGEFSCLPYILALFSALTWGWYGFPVVSNGWENLSLFGTCAIGVLFEFSFIIIYIWYAPREKKKFVVLTVSLILAILCMIVSFSIFTFHTHHMRKLFVGSIGIITSMSMYSAPLVAVKQVMKTKSVEFMPFYLSLFSLLTSFMWTLYGVLGRDPYLTAPNSVGCFTGILQLVVYCIYSRCKEPPKALNDIEQVIINLDVATSRREDTNGCSLNSKA; this is encoded by the exons ATGGTTATTACTAGCATACGCGTCATAGTTGGAATTATAG GATCTGCAGTCTGCGTGCTCCTCTATGCAGTCCCAGC ATTGACATTTAAGAGAGTCATCAAGGAGGCCAGTGTAGGAGAATTCTCATGCTTACCATATATCCTAGCTCTTTTCAGCGCCCTCACATGGGGCTGGTATGGCTTTCCAGTTGTGAGCAATGGGTGGGAGAACCTGTCACTCTTCGGTACCTGCGCTATCGGAGTGCTCTTTGAGTTCTCATTCATCATCATATACATATGGTATGCACCAAGAGAGAAAAAG AAGTTTGTTGTGCTAACGGTATCTCTGATTCTGGCAATCCTCTGCATGATTGTATCTTTCTCAATCTTTACATTCCACACGCACCATATGCGCAAGCTATTTGTTGGCAGTATTGGTATAATAACTTCCATGTCGATGTACAGTGCTCCGCTTGTAGCTGTG AAACAAGTTATGAAGACGAAAAGTGTGGAGTTCATGCCTTTCTATTTGTCGCTATTTTCCTTATTAACCAGTTTCATGTGGACGCTGTATGGGGTCCTAGGAAGGGATCCCTATCTCACG GCACCAAACAGCGTCGGGTGTTTTACTGGAATCCTTCAGTTGGTTGTGTACTGCATTTACAGCAGATGCAAGGAGCCACCCAAAGCACTCAATGATATTGAGCAGGTAATAATCAACTTGGACGTGGCAACTAGTCGTCGTGAAGACACAAATGGATGTAGCCTTAACTCGAAGGCTTGA
- the LOC112887608 gene encoding KAT8 regulatory NSL complex subunit 3, translating to MAPKRRRADQSSPAPAPAPPLRTPKRQPVVVFAHGAGAPSSSDWMVHWKEMVRDALDAVEVVIFDYPYMSGGKRRAPPKAEKLVDHHLGVVKDAAAKYQGHPLILMGKSMGSRVSCMVASSDDIDVSAVVCLGYPLKGVNGAVRDETLLQLKVPTMFVQGSKDGLCPLDRLESTRKKMTCKNELHVIDGGDHSFKIGKKYLESRGLNQHDVEMEAVKAISQFVQNSFSESCT from the exons ATGGCTCCCAAGCGCCGCCGCGCGGATCAGAgctcgcccgcgccggcgccaGCTCCTCCCCTGCGGACGCCGAAACGTCAGCCGGTGGTCGTCTTCGCTCACGGCGCCGGTGCCCCTTCCTCCTCCGATTGGATGGTCCA TTGGAAGGAGATGGTGCGGGATGCACTGGATGCTGTCGAAGTGGTGATTTTTGACTACCCAT ATATGTCAGGTGGGAAGCGCAGGGCGCCGCCAAAGGCAGAGAAGCTTGTTGATCATCACCTGGGCGTCGTGAAGGATGCTGCCGCCAAGTATCAGGGGCATCCTCTTATTTTGATGGGGAAGTCCATGGGATCGAG GGTCAGCTGCATGGTGGCAAGCTCCGACGACATTGATGTTTCTGCTGTTGTATGCTTGGGTTACCCTTTGAAG GGAGTGAATGGAGCAGTGAGAGATGAGACACTATTACAGCTGAAGGTTCCAACAATGtttgttcag GGAAGTAAAGATGGTTTGTGTCCCTTAGATAGACTTGAGTCCACTCGCAAGAAGATGACCTGCAAGAATGAACTGCATGTTATTGATGGTGGTGACCACTCCTTTAAGATCGGCAAAAAATACCTAGAGTCTAGAGGGTTAAATCAACATGATGTTGAAATGGAAGCTGTCAAAGCGATTTCTCAGTTTGTCCAGAACTCCTTCAGTGAGAGCTGTACCTAG
- the LOC112886720 gene encoding hydroquinone glucosyltransferase-like: protein MEREPACTARPRVLLLCSPCMGHLIPFVELARRLAADHGLAATLLFASATSPPSAQYLAVAAAAPDAVDLVALPAPPPDALPPGARERERAEIAVASNVPRVRELARALAADAPLAALVVDMVGVRARGVAAEVGVPVYMFFTSPWMTLSLLLHLPGIDAARAGEHRDATEPIRLPGCVPIHAHELPASMLADRSSSMYAGFVSMAKAIRQVDGILVNTSREIEPAVGDGMDGLGLPVHPVGPLVWTRPAGEDRDHECMRWLDQQPRGSVVYVSFGSGGTLTWQQTAELALGLELSQCRFIWAVKRPHQSSANGAFFGTQNGEDTSLDFLPEGFMERTRGLGLVTHSWAPQTAIVGHPSVGCFLTHCGWNSILECVMCGVPMIAWPLYAEQNMNAAMMEVQVGVAVRAKVGLDRFISKEEVASAIQRAMVGEEAVRMRKRASELRDKSAHDLSKDGRSTHALAQIADVWKCSTRK, encoded by the coding sequence ATGGAGCGGGAGCCGGCGTGCACGGCGCGCCCGCGCGTGCTGCTCCTGTGCAGCCCGTGCATGGGCCACCTCATCCCCTTCGTGGAGCTCGCGCGCCGCCTCGCGGCCGACCACGGCCTCGCCGCCACGCTCCTCTTCGCCTCGGCCACGTCCCCGCCCTCGGCGCAGTACCTcgcggtggccgccgccgcccccgacgCCGTCGACCTCGTCgcgctgcccgcgccgccgccggacgcGCTCCCTCccggcgcgcgcgagcgcgaGCGCGCCGAGATCGCCGTCGCCTCCAACGTCCCGCGCGTCCGAGAGCTCGCGCGCGCGCTGGCCGCGGACGCGCCCCTCGCCGCGCTCGTCGTGGACATGGTCGGCGTGCGggcgcgcggcgtcgcggcggagGTGGGCGTCCCGGTCTACATGTTCTTCACCTCGCCGTGGATGACGCTGTCCCTGCTCCTGCACCTCCCCGGGATCGACGCGGCGCGCGCCGGGGAGCACCGGGACGCCACGGAGCCGATCCGTCTCCCTGGCTGCGTGCCGATCCACGCTCACGAGCTGCCGGCTTCCATGCTCGCCGACCGGAGCAGCAGCATGTACGCTGGATTCGTGTCCATGGCCAAGGCTATAAGACAAGTCGACGGCATTCTTGTGAACACGTCCCGCGAGATTGAGCCCGCGGTGGGCGACGGCATGGACGGTCTGGGGCTGCCGGTCCACCCGGTCGGACCATTGGTCTGGACCAGACCGGCCGGCGAGGACCGGGACCACGAGTGCATGAGGTGGCTGGACCAGCAGCCACGTGGATCCGTGGTCTACGTGTCATTTGGCAGCGGTGGCACGCTTACGTGGCAACAGACGGCTGAGCTGGCGCTTGGGCTGGAGCTTAGTCAGTGTAGATTCATTTGGGCTGTCAAGAGACCACATCAAAGTTCGGCAAATGGAGCATTCTTCGGGACTCAGAACGGTGAGGACACTTCATTGGATTTCTTGCCTGAGGGGTTCATGGAGAGGACTAGAGGGTTGGGGTTAGTGACGCACTCCTGGGCCCCACAAACAGCTATAGTAGGGCATCCTTCAGTCGGGTGCTTCTTGACGCATTGCGGGTGGAACTCGATATTGGAGTGTGTTATGTGTGGTGTGCCTATGATAGCGTGGCCACTTTACGCTGAGCAAAATATGAATGCTGCGATGATGGAGGTCCAGGTCGGGGTGGCAGTCCGGGCCAAGGTCGGTCTTGATCGATTTATAAGCAAAGAAGAGGTTGCGAGTGCAATTCAACGTGCGATGGTAGGGGAGGAAGCTGTAAGGATGAGGAAGCGAGCAAGTGAACTTAGAGACAAATCAGCGCATGATTTGAGCAAGGATGGCCGTTCAACTCATGCTTTAGCACAAATTGCAGATGTGTGGAAATGCTCTACTAGGAAATGA